CCGCATTCCACGCTGCAAAATATCAAGTCTATCTCAATCTCTATGAAAACCGCGAACATCACAACGCGTTGATGGCCTCGGTCCTCTGAACTGTCCATTCGGGAGTTGAACCATGTTGAAATTACCTGAAACGGCCGAGCTGATCTCAGCAGGCGAGAAAGAAATCCTTGTTGTCACCAACGCCGATTTGCGCGAAAGCGCAAACGTGCCTTGCTGGCCTGTTTACCAGAGCTTTTCGGAAGCACTGGAAAAAGAGCTGAACGCACAGGGCTACAAGATGAAGCGCGCTCATCCTTATAGCGAAGAACGCAAACACGGCTTCATTTCCTCCCAGAAGGAAGGCTCCGAGCTGTTTTCCCGCATTGATCCGGATGCTCCGATCATCGTTTTGCTGACCGCTTGGCAGTATTCCCACCATATTGCTCCGTCCCTTGCCAAACATCGTGGCCCGATCCTGTTGATGGCAAACTTTGACGGCACCTGGCCAGGGCTCGTCGGCATGCTCTGCATGGCTGGCACCCTCACCTCCCTTGGTGTTTCCTATTCCCGTCTGTGGTCTGAAAAATGCGAAGACGACTTCTTCAAGCAAGGCCTTGCAACCTGGCTCAAAGACGGCAAACTGGTTCAGGATACCAGCTATCTCAGCGACGTGAGCGCTGATCATGCCGTCATGAAAAGCGAAGCCGGTCAGGATGGCATCAAGGTTGGCGAATATATCCTTAAACACAAAGCCATCCTCGGCCTGCACGACCCGTTCTGCATGGGCATGATGAACGGCTTCTTCCCTGTGAAGGCTCTGACTGACATTGGCATGCCGCTTGAGTCTCTGTCTCAGTCGGCTTTGCTGGTTGAAATGGCAAAAGTTCCTCAGGATCTGCGCGAAGCTTGCCTCAAATTCTATGAAGACCGTGGCATGCAGTTCCAGTGGGGCACAGATGGCGCCACCGAACTAACCCGTGAGCAGGTGCTTGAACAATGCGCCATGATGATTGCCATGGCCCGCATCACAACACGCTTTGGCCTCACCGCTGTTGGCGTTCAGTATCAGCAGGGCCTCAAAGACTGCTGTGCAGCCTCTGACTTTGCCGAAGGGGCAATCGGGTCTACCGAACGCTTCCCGATCCCTGATGAAGACGGCTCTATCATTTGCGAAGGCAAACCAATCCCTTGCATCAACGAAGTTGACATGGGCACCGCCATTCCTCAGGCCATGCTCTTCCGCCTGCTCGACGCAATGGGGCTACCAAGTGAAACCACCCTGCACGATGTCCGCTGGGGCAGCGAATATGAAGGCACCTTCTACTGGGATTTCGAGATCTCCGGTTCGGTTCCATTCGAGCATCTCAAAGGTGGTGTTGCAGGCGCCAAAGGCTTCCGCCAGCCTCCTATGTTCTTCCCGAAAGGTGGTTCAACCATATCCGGTCAGGGCAAGGCAGGAACCTTCATCTGGGCGCGTGCGCACTATGAAGGCACCGACGTCATCATGCATATCGGCACCGGCATGGCTCATGAACTGCCAGAGGCAGAATTCAACCGTCGCCTTCAGGCCACCAACGCAGAATGGCCGCTGATGAACACCACATTGGATGGCATGGGCCGCGATGACTTGATGGCTGGCCATGAGTCAAACCACATCACGGTTGCCTATGTGCCAGAAGACAAGTTGGCCTATGTGCTGAAAGCCTTTGT
This window of the uncultured Cohaesibacter sp. genome carries:
- a CDS encoding signal transduction protein is translated as MLKLPETAELISAGEKEILVVTNADLRESANVPCWPVYQSFSEALEKELNAQGYKMKRAHPYSEERKHGFISSQKEGSELFSRIDPDAPIIVLLTAWQYSHHIAPSLAKHRGPILLMANFDGTWPGLVGMLCMAGTLTSLGVSYSRLWSEKCEDDFFKQGLATWLKDGKLVQDTSYLSDVSADHAVMKSEAGQDGIKVGEYILKHKAILGLHDPFCMGMMNGFFPVKALTDIGMPLESLSQSALLVEMAKVPQDLREACLKFYEDRGMQFQWGTDGATELTREQVLEQCAMMIAMARITTRFGLTAVGVQYQQGLKDCCAASDFAEGAIGSTERFPIPDEDGSIICEGKPIPCINEVDMGTAIPQAMLFRLLDAMGLPSETTLHDVRWGSEYEGTFYWDFEISGSVPFEHLKGGVAGAKGFRQPPMFFPKGGSTISGQGKAGTFIWARAHYEGTDVIMHIGTGMAHELPEAEFNRRLQATNAEWPLMNTTLDGMGRDDLMAGHESNHITVAYVPEDKLAYVLKAFVAQALTQGIKVKIAGSAKDML